A region of the Mytilus trossulus isolate FHL-02 chromosome 11, PNRI_Mtr1.1.1.hap1, whole genome shotgun sequence genome:
TGTCGAAAACAGAGGTACacaattgtgttataatcttattcTCTATAAgaccaaacaaatatttaacaaatgtgTTTGATTTACAGGCGAACTTGATGCGACTgccatacaagtgaaaggtttagatAGCTATCAAACCAGGTTTGATCCACCAgtgtctacataagaaaatgtctgtagcaagtcaggaaaatgacagttgttatcaactCATTTAATGTGTTGTATGTTCTATTGATTGTGCATTTGAAGACaaaattttcgttttgaattttcctcggagttcagcacttttgtgattttactttttactcaaaatatgtTGTAATATACATTGCTAAACATTTTGTGCAAATACAAATAATGTGTAAAGTGGTACTTGAATGTATACGTGATTGTACTCTGAAATCAGAACTTATaaccaaattaaatgaaatgaaatgtcaCAAGGGTTAACCCACGATTTTTTCTTATAATGTCCTGaacaaaaataaggaaatgggAATTGTTAtcttattgttcgtttctgtgtgtgttggtTATTGTCGCTTTggtttatttttgcaaattagtgtttctattgtttcgttgttttcctcttatagttgatgtgtgtccctcatttttagtttgtaacctggattaAATTTCTCTTGGACGGTTTATGACTTTTGGTCAGCTGTATACTAATGTTTCCTTTATCTTAAGAATTACATTGTGTTACATTTCTATCTCACAAAACAAACAgtttgttgtctcattgaaaatcataccacatcttcttttttggtACGAAATCAAACTCCATCGGTTACTTACTCAGATTGAAGCTGTAATAAggtgttttcaaaactttttttaaagcagAGTATAcagtttatgttttttattttattttatacatttttcatgaTAAGTAATTTGTTCACGTCTTTGAATTGTAGACTGGTGACTTGTTGTACAACATGGCCATTACCAATATACATTATGGTTTGGTtgctgaaagaaaataaaacgaaatataaaagttaatattctctttcaatgatattattatttgtatccATCAAAGGTTTTTATCACTTAGTATTATTCATTGAAATAGgccttttaataaaaataaaaaataataatgataatattagTTCACTCTTTTGTGTGTCATATAATTTGAAACATACCACTGGTACATGTGGTATACACAAATTACACAGATTTCGGCCTGGTATTAATAGTAAGGGCTTTTCCAAAACTAATGCTGTGGAGTGGGAAGGAATgcacttttattcaaatttgatggGTGGTTGTTATTTAAGAAAGATTGCTTGAACATTTAAGTGAAATATCCTATTTTGAATATAtgcatgggggggggggggggggtcaaataAATGTGCCTTCCTTCTACCCCCtattacatttaattttggAACATACCTTAGTGTGATGACTTGATTTGTTATGGAAATAAAGACATTGACATCAtaataatacatatttattcatattttaaaatgtgcaGCGTTTGTGTAGTCATCGATGTATTACCAAAGTATTTATATACATTGGTGCAGTACAAATGTGAAAATGTGTAGGCCTCGTGTTTGTTGTGTGATTCTTTGTTTTAGATGCATTGGCTTCAAACCCGTTTTTTTAACAGAATACATGACTTTATCTGTATCATTAATGACTTTTATGTTATACttaatctaaaatataaagtttaacagttaatatatatacacatgatacagtAACACATTGAGGCAGTCACCAAAGGATTATATCAAagtcttttgtcttttttcatgaCTGACACTATTTCTGATTCATCATGAAATCATGTTCAATTTCAAGTTTCTTTTCGTGCAAGAATGCACGAATTTGTAAGACAGTACTAAAtgatgttgttgttgttgttgttgtagtAGTATGGCTACTTACCACTACAAATAGAATAGTCACAAATTGGACAGAAATCCATATCATATGACTGACAATCTGCTGGACATGTGGCACCATCATACGGGGGACAGcctaatgaaataaaaaaaaataaaaaagtatattcgTTAGAGGTATAAATGACAGTTTCCTATTGTAACATGATTGCTGTTAATTGCATTTAATGTTATGAACTCTAGCTGTTCTATATTGAATGAGTGAGAGAATAAAAAACTAAAGTCTCGTGAAGTGTTgtcagtcataccacatctttgttTTCTTGTTAAAGAACTTTTCAGCATTTGATTAGTAAATATGTATTGATACTTTTGATCTGCATTACAAGTAGTgttcttgtcttttattttaaagttcatcctttgaaatgtaatataaatgtCACAGTCATAAAGTCTGCAGACCTTAATTATGAGAATGATGGTGagatcaaaaatataaaaaaaagcgcGAAGCCGAATGTTGCACAGGGTATTTAATTATACCAGCCGTTCAGTCGATAAGTGTGACGATTATAAAATTGTGAAGTTAAACTCTCTTTAtgtttggaatttttaaaagtatggaAGAACCTCCgaaacaaaagatttttttttgctttagcCGGCATGCATTTCATTGGTATGTTTCACCTTATTATTATAACCTTTAATATGAATTCTCAAGAGAAGTTacattatctacaaaaaaaagtatcagCAAATACGTCTAAGAGATGAAATTGTAActgataaatttttattttaataatctatcttttgattttataaaaaaaaaaaaaaaaaaaatgcgtcATCATCTTACATTTTCTAAATGTTGTGCTGTTTTCACACTTCTTGAGCGGTGTGATAagaatatttctcctcactagtgaaaaatctgttctcggcaaatgattagtttaaatttaattgTGACGTTAAATTTTCTTGGTTTCTTCTGATATTCCCTATTGTGACGTCACGAAAAAAGGCGCCAATGTCTGTGATGTCACATATAAATCACACAACTGTcttcaaatatttgataatgAAGGGTAAAAATCATTCTACCTCTACATTTCGTGTATTACAgtatttctccactctcaacagttaaatttttaaatatttaaaaagctcggcaagcctcgcactttaaatattaaaacttaaCTATCTCAGCTGGAGAACTATTGtaacacacttgttgcagttgtggaatctatattttaatttatcgaTATGTTTGATACATCATATTGTTACTATCAgctaattttgacaaaaagtgTCTTTCGGTatctcatttaaatatttcttaaaatattcaaaaacctTATTTTCACATGTATACTGACCTGGTGTTGTTGTTTTGAGGATAGTGTTTGCCATCGGTGTCGTAACTTTATGTTTGACTACTGCGTCAGTATTTGTAACGACTGTAGGTGGCGTTGGCCCGGCGGTGTTGCCAGGCATTGTGGGGGGTGTCGGTCCAGCAGTACTTCCTGGCATTGTAGGTGGCGTAGGTCCAGCACGTGTTGTTTGAGCATGCGTAGTTGGAGGTATCGTTGGAGGAGTTGGTCCTGGACGATGTGTTTTCACCAATTTATGTGTTGTAGATGGTGCTTTGGTCGTTGGTGGGATGGTTGGAGGTGTTGGACCAGGACGATGTGTTTTCACCATTTTATGTGTTGTAGATGGTGCCTTGGTAGTTGGGGGTATAGTTGGTGGAGTTGGACCAGGTCGGTGAGTTCTATGAATTTTATGTGCTGTAGATGGCGCTTTGGTCGTTGGTGGGATGGTTGGAGGTGTTGGACCAGGGCGGTGAGTTCTATGATTTTTATGAACGGCTGTTGTTGGTTTTGGTGTTGTGCTAGTAGGCTTGTTGGTCGTTGGTTTTGGTCTCTGAGTTGTTATTATTTTCTGTACAGGCTTGGTCCTGTGGATATGATGATGATGGGGTGTAGGTGTTGGTTTTTGGGTCGTTGTCGGTTTTTGTGTAGTTGTAGGTTTTTGGGTCGTTGTCGGTTTTGGAGTAGTTGTAGGCTTTGTGGTCGTTGTCGGTTTTGGTGTAGTTGTGGGTCTTTGGGTTGTAGTCGGTTTCGGTGTAGTCATACGTTTAGAAGTATGGATTTTAACAGCTGATGTTGACGCATGAGCACTGCTTGAtgattgtttgtttgaattgttactATTATTAGCTGTATTTGAACTTTGGTTGGTATTTTGATTAGATGTACTATTCTTTGAAGCTGCATTTTGATTTGCTGTATTTGAATTAGAATTTACGTTCTGTGcggtttgtttgttgttatttgacatttgatttgCTGTATTGCTGGTATTTGTATTCGTTGTCGAAGAATTTTTATTAGATGAGTTTGCTGAATTCGCAGTATTTGTGATAGAAGAAGAATTGCTTGTATTTGTACTGTTCTTGCCAGAACTGCTGTTGCTTTGGTTGCCTGGATTGGAATTTGTATTTTTGGCTCCACTATTGTTCGTGCTTGATTGCGAAGCATTGTTGCTGCTACCGGAATTTTTAGCTGACGAATTGAGTTTACCAGAGTTATTAGCATTAGACTGTGTAGTACTGTTGCTACTATTTGAGTTATTACTTGAAGAGGTCTGCTTTCCAGCGTTATTTCCCTTATTTCCATTGTTATTCAGACTGTTGTTAGTAGTACTACTGTGTGTTTCAGTGTGTGTACTAGTATGTGAACTGGTATTGTTTCCTCCCTTTCCACCATGACCATTCGTGCCATTAGTATTTGTATTGCTGTCAGTAGAACTGCTACTGCTGCTGCTTGAACTACTACTTGAGCTACTTGAACTAGATGAATTTTTACCTCCATGACCCCCTGCGCCACCAGTGtgtgtttctgtgtgtgtattACTTGTATGAGACTCCGTATGTATGGTACCCCCATTAGACCCATTAGTATGTCCTTTAGTGCCATTATGACCACTGGTTCCATTGTTATTAGTAGTAGTACTTGTTTGACTACCATTTTGGTCGGTATTAGTTACAGTATGTGTATTGTTGTTTCCATTACCCCCATTGCCGCCGGTGTGTTTCCCACCGTTAGTATGGGTTTCAGTATGTGAACTGCTGGTATGTGTCTCAGTATGAGTTGTTGTTCCATTATTCCCATTGCCATTCTTAGTACCCGAAGTTCCGCCATTATTCGAGGAAGAGCTGGAAGAGCTATGACTCTCGGAATGCGAGCTGCTAGATTGAGAAGATGAATTCCCATTGCCACCAACTCCGCCAGATACAGTGTTAGAAGAGGAACTATTATTGCTACTTGTGTTGGCCATATTCGCTTTCGAGTTACTTTGGTTTTGCTTGCTTCCATTGTCATGTGTATTCATATCTTTTGTCGTGTATTGTGTTTTGGTTGTTGCTTGCATCGTCGTCGTCGGCATTGTTGTTGTTTCGGTCGTAGTCGACATTGTTGTTGTAACGGTCGTCGTCGGCAGTGTTGTTGTGATGGTCGTCGTCGGTATTGTTGTCATCTCCGTCGTTGTCGGTACGGCTGTAGTTTCTGTCGTCGTTGGTAATTCTGTTATCGGTGCAATTGTCGTAGTTTGATCATTTTCTCTACcttataaaaatagaataaatctaataatttaa
Encoded here:
- the LOC134690654 gene encoding putative uncharacterized protein DDB_G0286901, which gives rise to MKLILAIVLFSGLLLQEVDLCGNVLCHLMKPEGGCGCGCNNNNNNIVQLLSLINMMNSPCEMNSLVTMFRCGAKNVTIDPLKGCMKCKESIGRENDQTTTIAPITELPTTTETTAVPTTTEMTTIPTTTITTTLPTTTVTTTMSTTTETTTMPTTTMQATTKTQYTTKDMNTHDNGSKQNQSNSKANMANTSSNNSSSSNTVSGGVGGNGNSSSQSSSSHSESHSSSSSSSNNGGTSGTKNGNGNNGTTTHTETHTSSSHTETHTNGGKHTGGNGGNGNNNTHTVTNTDQNGSQTSTTTNNNGTSGHNGTKGHTNGSNGGTIHTESHTSNTHTETHTGGAGGHGGKNSSSSSSSSSSSSSSSSSSTDSNTNTNGTNGHGGKGGNNTSSHTSTHTETHSSTTNNSLNNNGNKGNNAGKQTSSSNNSNSSNSTTQSNANNSGKLNSSAKNSGSSNNASQSSTNNSGAKNTNSNPGNQSNSSSGKNSTNTSNSSSITNTANSANSSNKNSSTTNTNTSNTANQMSNNNKQTAQNVNSNSNTANQNAASKNSTSNQNTNQSSNTANNSNNSNKQSSSSAHASTSAVKIHTSKRMTTPKPTTTQRPTTTPKPTTTTKPTTTPKPTTTQKPTTTQKPTTTQKPTPTPHHHHIHRTKPVQKIITTQRPKPTTNKPTSTTPKPTTAVHKNHRTHRPGPTPPTIPPTTKAPSTAHKIHRTHRPGPTPPTIPPTTKAPSTTHKMVKTHRPGPTPPTIPPTTKAPSTTHKLVKTHRPGPTPPTIPPTTHAQTTRAGPTPPTMPGSTAGPTPPTMPGNTAGPTPPTVVTNTDAVVKHKVTTPMANTILKTTTPGCPPYDGATCPADCQSYDMDFCPICDYSICSATKP